A stretch of DNA from Thermoplasmatales archaeon:
AAATAGATCACCTTGAGGGCTTTCTATTCTTGCCGCTCCCTCGCCATCTGAATTTTGAGGAAAATTAACGTCATCTTTTTGATCCTTTGGTTTTATGGACACAACTAGGTCTATGGAATCCAATATCTCCATGCTTCTTACGTAAAACCTGCCGAATGCATCTGGCTCATCAAATATTACTGGCTCAAAACCCATGTTTTCGTAAGGTAAGGTTTTTGAATCTGTACGAGCGTCAACTCTATGTCCTGCTGCACGCGCTGCCGGGCCGATTAATTCATTGGTGTCTATTACTCCATTGTTCTGTAGTCTATTGAGGAATATCCTCGACTGCAACAGACTCTTAAAGATATCACTAAACTCTTTCCTGAGATCAAGCAGTTCATCGCTTACGTCATTGATACGAAAAGTTGCCGTGCCTATGCCGTTTGAGGAAAACATGTATCTATGGCCGGATAGGTTCCCAATTATCCTGGAGAGCTTCTCCTGTAAGTACGCTATTTGATTATGTGGTACACCAAATCCCGCAGGTTCACACATACGTTTTATTACCTCAAGATTGCTTCGGATTCTTTCGAGTTCGATCATCGCTATTCGTCTTTCTTTGGTTAGGTCGGATACCTCTATATCCAGGGCATCCTCAATGGCTGAACAGAAAGCTATTGAATGGCTTGCAGAATGATATGCATTTATCCTTTCTATTCTTAAAAGGGCATCTGCCGGTTTAAGGCCATTTACAGTTATTCTTCTTAACTTTACTTCTGGATCTACGTCTATTCCCTTAATGACTTCCCCAGGCGTGTGTATATTAAACAACACAGATTCTAAGAGACCTCCGGTTGAAGGCCCATATAAGAAACCAAATTCTCCGGGCAGTTCTTTATAATTTTCCTTTAACGATTCGGTTTTATTAGCTATCGTATTTTCTGTGATTCTGTGATAGGCCGTTTCCCCAACGTATCTTCCTGAAAACTCTCCAAATTTATACCACTGCACTGTACATCACCATATAAACAATACCGATAACTATCGGGACAATAGAGGAAAAAAGGGAAATAGCAGGCATCAGCTTGTTCTCTTCCTTGTAATCAGAAGAACCGTGGAAAAGCATTGAGCTAACGTTATAATTCATGGATATGAATGCAGCAGCAACAGCAATAGCAACAATAATAAACGCTGCGTATTGATGTTCCTGCAGGAGACCAGCAAATATGAGGAATTCACCGAAGAATGTGCCAAAAGGAGGGGCACCTGTTACGGCGAGAGAGGAAAGGAGTAATGAGGATGAGGTAACCGGCATCGATCTGTAAAT
This window harbors:
- a CDS encoding Ni,Fe-hydrogenase III large subunit — translated: MQWYKFGEFSGRYVGETAYHRITENTIANKTESLKENYKELPGEFGFLYGPSTGGLLESVLFNIHTPGEVIKGIDVDPEVKLRRITVNGLKPADALLRIERINAYHSASHSIAFCSAIEDALDIEVSDLTKERRIAMIELERIRSNLEVIKRMCEPAGFGVPHNQIAYLQEKLSRIIGNLSGHRYMFSSNGIGTATFRINDVSDELLDLRKEFSDIFKSLLQSRIFLNRLQNNGVIDTNELIGPAARAAGHRVDARTDSKTLPYENMGFEPVIFDEPDAFGRFYVRSMEILDSIDLVVSIKPKDQKDDVNFPQNSDGEGAARIESPQGDLFYYVKILNNTIDRIELSSPSIPNINAFKRSMIGNIFTDFHFNWESFGIWISEAAVLFQ